A portion of the Lolium rigidum isolate FL_2022 unplaced genomic scaffold, APGP_CSIRO_Lrig_0.1 contig_24245_1, whole genome shotgun sequence genome contains these proteins:
- the LOC124680668 gene encoding Bowman-Birk type proteinase inhibitor-like: MGRRRSPAPLLVFLAVLAVLLASLPHLAESSGRHHHHHGQHSHLQSRGHGRGEGGGAQAPAAKAKRQWPCCENCGACTKSIPPQCQCMDAVRGGCHPACRDCVKSALSVHPPVYQCMDRIPNFCQRRCNAVAAH, translated from the exons ATGGGGAGAAGACGAAGCCCGGCGCCGTTGCTGGTGTTCTTGGCCGTTCTAGCCGTGCTCCTCGCATCTCTTCCCCACCTCGCCGAATCCAGCGGcaggcaccaccaccaccacggccaaCACTCCCATCTCCAAAGCAGAG GGCACGgaagaggagaggggggcggagcGCAGGCGCCGGCAGCGAAGGCGAAGAGACAGTGGCCGTGCTGCGAGAACTGCGGCGCGTGCACCAAGTCGATCCCGCCGCAGTGCCAGTGCATGGACGCGGTGCGCGGCGGTTGCCACCCGGCGTGCCGGGACTGCGTCAAGTCCGCGCTCAGCGTCCACCCGCCCGTCTACCAGTGCATGGACCGCATCCCCAACTTCTGCCAGCGGCGCTGCAACGCCGTCGCCGCCCACTGA